From the Desulfovibrio sp. JY genome, one window contains:
- a CDS encoding nickel-dependent hydrogenase large subunit: protein MSLPSEKNADIAQCDGNLFIISVLLSQGRVVEAWSTGKMIQNMNYLLGATLSGEESFFAQRPHCLCNAGHALAATRALEQLIDIRLPESALLVRNIAHALQFLLDHLTFFYLFYAGDWLSLAAALRATPEKTAALARESNPSLTAEARFFDEAQKRLAALASAEKGAPFSTAGGDHPAYAASPEACLLVLSHVQPAMEIRTKLGRAQAILQGTLAASATWHVGGLPQSASLTGGGNPDLSPAARAECAALLHECRQFIEDTLLPDVLLVGGIYKDWAAVGRSDAFLSWGEFPGPEGGDALFPGGVFTVKDTVQAGPASPEAVSDETDPGWAEPDKDRYRLRFGPGETTYHWRNEDFCWFSAPRHAGRACEVGPVARIVGAYGRGNAMVRELADAALATLGLPLAALNSTIGRVLARGLEAVACIRSATTWLGDLDRCLDQGNAALQAAFTLPDAGEGIGLAELTRGALVHRIRLRDRRIVAHDALVPSLWNFSPRSGDGTLGPLELALRGISLADPANPLELTRVIHTFDPCNACVLRIEDGDTGRVVSSNVK, encoded by the coding sequence ATGTCGCTACCCTCCGAAAAAAACGCCGACATCGCCCAGTGTGACGGGAATCTTTTCATCATCAGCGTCCTTTTGAGCCAGGGACGGGTGGTGGAGGCCTGGAGCACGGGGAAGATGATCCAGAATATGAATTATCTGCTGGGAGCGACGCTGTCCGGGGAGGAATCCTTCTTTGCCCAGCGCCCCCATTGCCTGTGCAATGCCGGCCATGCCCTGGCCGCCACCCGGGCCCTGGAACAGCTTATCGACATACGCCTGCCCGAATCCGCCCTCCTGGTTCGCAACATCGCCCACGCGTTGCAGTTTCTCCTCGACCACCTCACCTTCTTCTACCTGTTTTATGCGGGCGACTGGCTGAGCCTGGCCGCCGCCTTGCGGGCGACGCCCGAAAAGACTGCCGCGCTTGCCCGCGAAAGCAACCCCAGCCTCACGGCCGAGGCCCGGTTTTTCGACGAGGCGCAAAAGCGTCTCGCCGCCCTGGCTTCGGCGGAGAAAGGCGCGCCTTTTTCCACAGCGGGCGGCGACCACCCGGCCTATGCCGCCTCCCCCGAAGCTTGTCTGCTCGTTTTGAGCCATGTCCAGCCGGCCATGGAAATCCGGACGAAGCTGGGCCGGGCCCAGGCGATCCTGCAAGGCACCCTGGCGGCCAGCGCCACCTGGCATGTCGGAGGGCTTCCCCAAAGCGCCAGCCTGACTGGCGGCGGCAATCCCGACCTGTCCCCGGCGGCGCGGGCCGAGTGCGCGGCGCTTTTGCACGAGTGCCGGCAATTTATCGAAGACACCTTGCTGCCCGATGTCCTGCTCGTGGGCGGCATCTATAAGGACTGGGCCGCCGTGGGCCGCTCCGACGCCTTTCTGTCCTGGGGGGAGTTCCCCGGCCCGGAGGGCGGCGACGCCCTTTTCCCGGGCGGCGTCTTCACGGTTAAAGACACCGTCCAGGCCGGGCCGGCCAGCCCGGAAGCGGTCTCCGACGAGACGGACCCGGGCTGGGCCGAACCGGACAAGGACCGCTACCGGCTGCGCTTCGGCCCGGGGGAAACGACCTACCACTGGCGAAACGAGGATTTTTGCTGGTTCAGCGCGCCCCGCCATGCCGGACGGGCCTGCGAGGTCGGCCCCGTGGCCCGCATTGTCGGAGCCTACGGACGCGGCAACGCCATGGTCCGGGAGCTTGCGGACGCGGCCCTGGCGACGCTCGGTCTGCCGCTTGCGGCGCTTAATTCCACCATCGGCCGCGTGCTGGCCCGGGGGCTCGAGGCCGTGGCCTGCATCCGCTCCGCCACGACCTGGCTTGGCGACCTCGACCGCTGCCTGGATCAGGGGAACGCGGCCTTGCAGGCCGCCTTTACGCTGCCGGACGCCGGGGAGGGCATCGGCCTGGCGGAACTCACCCGGGGGGCGCTCGTGCACCGCATCCGCCTGCGGGACAGGCGGATCGTGGCCCACGACGCGCTGGTGCCCTCGCTTTGGAACTTCTCCCCCCGAAGCGGCGACGGGACCCTCGGCCCCCTGGAACTGGCCCTGCGGGGCATTTCGCTGGCCGACCCGGCCAATCCCCTGGAACTCACGCGCGTCATTCACACATTCGACCCCTGCAACGCCTGCGTGCTGCGCATCGAGGACGGCGACACCGGACGCGTGGTAAGCAGCAACGTGAAATAA
- a CDS encoding MFS transporter: MSQQTKLLTIDFIFICLLIFLAYCNITVFYNLYLYLQEIHIGANWRGFLIGCSSLSTIAFFLFASPYLTVRNAIPCALAGALILIGCGISYLYAQSVAALLVVRLANGAAVYLLSAACMTLMVSRIAPEHSGQAFSLYSIALLLPYSLVPSVCDVITPHLPSVAYTYRDMSLLLVPGLAMIYVISRRRRRGAGGETPQSAMSLGDMYRNALSPRIALVLILNVLYIITFASLFFMAQGLFHSRGYSTVGSYFTIQMFCMIIIRLLGNRLFDKVHKVRLIMFSFLISSASFALMAVSYSLVGLYASSLLMGIGMGVSSPALYGLMFTISSPRFKAVNSNLMMLSLQIGNFVGPVYGAWVMQRVGYADLFLCNAGCCLVGIGLCFLLTSRKVDAGHSIANA, translated from the coding sequence ATGTCCCAGCAAACAAAACTTCTGACCATCGATTTCATCTTCATCTGTCTGCTCATCTTCCTGGCCTACTGCAATATCACGGTCTTCTACAATCTGTATCTCTATCTCCAGGAAATACACATTGGGGCCAACTGGCGCGGCTTTCTCATCGGCTGCTCCTCGCTGTCCACCATCGCCTTCTTCCTGTTCGCCAGCCCCTATCTGACCGTCAGGAACGCCATCCCCTGCGCCCTGGCCGGCGCGCTCATCCTCATCGGCTGCGGCATAAGCTACCTGTACGCCCAAAGCGTCGCCGCGCTCCTCGTGGTGCGTCTGGCCAACGGGGCGGCGGTGTACCTGCTGTCCGCCGCCTGCATGACGCTCATGGTCTCGCGCATCGCGCCGGAGCACAGCGGGCAGGCCTTCAGCCTCTATTCCATCGCCCTGCTCCTGCCCTACTCCCTGGTCCCGTCCGTGTGCGACGTCATCACTCCCCACCTCCCGTCGGTGGCCTACACCTACCGCGACATGTCGCTGTTGCTCGTGCCCGGACTGGCCATGATCTACGTCATCAGCCGGCGGCGGCGACGGGGCGCGGGCGGCGAAACGCCCCAGTCGGCCATGTCGCTGGGCGACATGTACCGAAACGCCCTGTCGCCCCGTATCGCGTTGGTGCTGATCCTCAACGTCCTCTATATCATCACCTTTGCCTCGCTTTTTTTCATGGCCCAGGGACTGTTCCACTCGCGCGGCTACAGCACCGTTGGTTCGTACTTCACCATCCAGATGTTTTGCATGATCATCATCCGCCTGCTCGGCAACCGGCTTTTCGACAAAGTCCATAAAGTGCGGCTGATCATGTTCAGCTTCCTTATCTCGTCGGCCAGTTTCGCGCTCATGGCCGTGTCCTACAGCCTTGTCGGGCTGTACGCCTCGTCGCTGCTCATGGGCATCGGCATGGGGGTCAGCTCGCCGGCGCTTTACGGACTCATGTTCACCATCTCGTCGCCGCGCTTCAAGGCGGTCAATTCCAACCTGATGATGCTGTCCCTGCAGATCGGCAACTTCGTGGGTCCGGTCTACGGCGCCTGGGTCATGCAGCGCGTCGGCTACGCGGATTTGTTTTTGTGCAACGCCGGTTGCTGTCTTGTCGGCATCGGACTGTGCTTTCTGCTGACCAGCCGCAAGGTGGATGCCGGCCACAGCATCGCCAACGCCTAG
- a CDS encoding CerR family C-terminal domain-containing protein — MPQLPAKTDKRLTKGRLTREKLLAEALRLFAKSGYAGVGIREVAAAAETNIASIAFHFSSKEGLYRAVIEQVAGELARLHQAAITTATAQSAAAGEDAGKRAQRIVTDLITRLLTSNRSRWMTLLLQREFITPTPFFNIIYESTIEPTLTALAALVHEMNGQPQSSMGNKVLAFSLFIMTSAFQRNRNTFLRFIEKDAYSPEDIETISRVVARFVKNGLLQPQETNEALPPCPSKQNF, encoded by the coding sequence ATGCCCCAACTTCCCGCAAAGACAGATAAACGCCTGACCAAAGGCCGGCTGACCCGGGAGAAGCTCCTGGCCGAGGCGCTGCGGCTTTTCGCGAAAAGCGGCTATGCCGGTGTCGGCATCCGGGAGGTGGCGGCGGCGGCGGAAACCAACATCGCCTCCATCGCCTTTCACTTCTCCAGCAAGGAAGGGCTCTACCGGGCGGTCATCGAGCAGGTGGCCGGAGAATTGGCCCGCCTGCACCAGGCCGCCATCACCACGGCCACGGCCCAAAGCGCGGCCGCCGGCGAGGATGCCGGGAAACGCGCCCAGCGCATCGTCACCGACCTCATCACCCGGCTTTTGACGTCCAACCGCTCACGCTGGATGACGCTTTTGCTGCAACGCGAATTCATCACCCCGACGCCCTTTTTCAACATCATCTACGAAAGCACCATCGAGCCGACGCTCACGGCCCTTGCGGCGCTGGTGCACGAAATGAACGGGCAACCGCAATCGTCCATGGGCAACAAGGTACTGGCCTTTTCGCTTTTCATCATGACCAGCGCCTTTCAGCGCAACAGGAACACCTTTTTGCGGTTCATCGAAAAGGATGCCTATTCGCCTGAGGATATCGAGACCATCAGTCGTGTCGTGGCCCGGTTCGTGAAAAACGGCCTGCTCCAACCCCAAGAAACAAACGAAGCCTTGCCGCCATGTCCCAGCAAACAAAACTTCTGA
- a CDS encoding sugar-binding transcriptional regulator, translated as MTGFDEEENQLISRVAWLYFHEELTQGDIGERLGLTRLKVNRLLQAGREAGLIRVVINTAFRDCVALEADLVREFGLTRAIVVPTPERAGQHYYETIGRPAGEYASRELTDGQRLGVGWGNTMRAAINGLVIRTVRGLSVTSLYGGVPRSPVNPFDSTAMFARKLSAEVCNHLPAPMFVSTPDVRETIAAQPFFQTFYKEALDVDMILTAVGDMTAQATNIALGAISLDQRRDLARAGAVGEFFGRFLDADGNVLDHGINQCSMSPDFAGLCKVPHIILVSGGMAKVPILQAVLRRGYVHAFVTDASTARSLLNP; from the coding sequence ATGACCGGGTTCGACGAAGAGGAAAACCAGCTCATCTCACGCGTCGCCTGGCTCTATTTTCACGAGGAGCTTACCCAGGGGGATATCGGCGAACGCCTCGGGCTCACGCGCCTCAAGGTCAACCGCCTGCTCCAGGCCGGACGCGAGGCCGGGCTCATCCGGGTCGTCATCAACACCGCCTTTCGCGACTGCGTCGCCCTGGAAGCCGACCTCGTCCGCGAATTCGGCCTGACCCGGGCCATCGTCGTGCCGACCCCCGAGCGCGCCGGACAGCATTACTACGAAACCATCGGCCGCCCGGCCGGCGAATACGCCTCCCGCGAACTGACGGACGGCCAGCGTCTCGGCGTCGGCTGGGGCAACACCATGCGCGCGGCCATAAACGGCCTGGTCATCCGCACCGTGCGCGGCCTTTCCGTCACCTCCCTCTACGGCGGCGTGCCCAGAAGCCCGGTCAATCCCTTCGATTCCACGGCCATGTTCGCCAGAAAGCTTTCGGCCGAGGTCTGCAACCACCTGCCCGCGCCCATGTTCGTTTCCACCCCGGACGTGCGCGAGACCATCGCCGCCCAGCCCTTTTTCCAGACCTTCTACAAGGAGGCCCTGGACGTGGACATGATCCTCACCGCCGTTGGCGACATGACCGCCCAGGCCACCAACATCGCGCTGGGGGCCATAAGCCTGGACCAGCGCCGCGATCTGGCCCGGGCTGGCGCGGTGGGGGAGTTTTTCGGCCGCTTTCTCGACGCCGACGGCAACGTGCTGGACCACGGCATCAACCAGTGCAGCATGTCCCCGGATTTCGCGGGACTGTGCAAGGTCCCCCATATCATTCTGGTCTCCGGCGGCATGGCCAAGGTGCCCATCCTGCAAGCCGTGTTGCGCCGCGGCTATGTGCATGCCTTTGTCACGGACGCGAGCACGGCCCGCAGTCTGCTCAACCCTTAA
- a CDS encoding FAD-dependent oxidoreductase, whose amino-acid sequence MDRQEQLARLQDGETFDLLVIGGGATGCGIALDAATRGLRVALVERDDFAQGTSSKSTKLVHGGVRYLEKAILKCDREQFNLVREGLRERGWLLKNAPHLAHSIRLMTPVKTWFQAAYIFAGLVLYDLLAGRLSLGHSRIVTRAKAKKLFPQLNLDGYKAAVIYADGQFNDARMAVTLARTAAAYGAVCVNHVEVTGLVKEGGRVRGAHLRDRQSGRTWTVAAKGVVNATGPFADAIRRMDDPEAPGMLKVSSGIHILLEAGTVPDDLSLMIPRTEDGRVLFMIPWQGHVLFGTTDEPADIAVDPAPDCKDVDYLLRYASAYLRKPVTGRDVLAVWNGLRPLVFDPKKGSTQELARTHVLTKSPSGLLTMAGGKWTSYRAMAEDAVDAACAAFGLCGDRSCVTRDLRLIGSRAFYPGAWRDLAARENIAPELARSLYSLYGDEAGAVLALGRELDLLTPIHPDHPYIGAEVAFAVRREMAVCLGDVLLRRLPLGLVDMRHAEEAAPVVATIMGRELGWDEDRRVREVESARRLLATWFSGQEASNAGRADTLVEEGLGKQPCSRPEGKGPTVEAL is encoded by the coding sequence ATGGACAGACAGGAACAGCTCGCCCGTCTGCAGGACGGGGAAACTTTCGACCTACTCGTGATCGGCGGCGGGGCCACCGGCTGCGGCATCGCCCTGGACGCGGCCACCCGTGGCCTTCGCGTCGCCCTGGTGGAACGCGACGACTTCGCCCAGGGCACCAGCAGCAAAAGCACCAAGCTGGTGCACGGCGGCGTGCGCTACCTGGAAAAGGCCATCCTCAAATGCGACAGGGAGCAGTTCAACCTCGTGCGCGAGGGGCTGCGCGAGCGCGGCTGGCTGCTGAAAAACGCCCCCCATCTGGCCCATTCCATCCGCCTCATGACCCCGGTCAAAACCTGGTTCCAGGCCGCCTACATCTTTGCCGGCCTGGTGCTCTACGATCTCCTGGCCGGCCGGCTCTCCCTGGGACACAGCCGCATCGTCACCCGGGCCAAGGCGAAAAAGCTTTTTCCCCAGCTCAACCTCGACGGCTACAAGGCCGCGGTCATCTATGCCGACGGCCAGTTCAACGACGCGCGCATGGCCGTGACCCTGGCCCGGACCGCCGCAGCCTACGGCGCCGTGTGCGTCAACCACGTGGAAGTGACCGGGCTCGTCAAGGAAGGCGGCCGCGTCCGGGGCGCGCACCTGCGCGACCGGCAAAGCGGCCGGACCTGGACCGTGGCCGCCAAGGGCGTGGTCAACGCCACCGGCCCCTTTGCCGACGCCATCCGGCGCATGGACGACCCCGAAGCGCCGGGCATGCTCAAGGTCAGCTCCGGCATCCATATCCTGCTTGAGGCCGGCACCGTCCCCGACGACCTGTCGCTCATGATTCCGCGCACCGAGGACGGCCGCGTGCTCTTCATGATCCCCTGGCAGGGCCACGTCCTTTTCGGCACCACCGACGAGCCGGCGGACATCGCCGTCGATCCGGCCCCGGATTGCAAGGACGTGGACTACCTGCTGCGCTATGCCAGCGCCTATCTGCGCAAGCCCGTGACCGGCCGGGACGTCCTGGCCGTGTGGAACGGCCTGCGGCCGCTGGTCTTCGACCCCAAGAAGGGGAGCACCCAGGAATTGGCCCGCACCCACGTCCTGACCAAGAGCCCGTCCGGGCTTTTGACCATGGCCGGCGGCAAGTGGACGAGCTACCGCGCCATGGCCGAGGACGCCGTGGACGCGGCCTGCGCCGCCTTCGGCCTTTGCGGGGATCGCTCCTGCGTCACCCGCGATCTGCGCCTGATCGGTTCCCGGGCGTTCTATCCCGGTGCCTGGCGGGATCTGGCCGCCCGGGAAAACATCGCCCCGGAGCTGGCCCGCTCGCTTTATTCCCTCTACGGCGACGAGGCCGGCGCGGTGCTGGCCCTTGGCCGGGAACTTGATCTCTTGACGCCCATTCATCCGGATCATCCCTATATCGGCGCGGAAGTGGCCTTTGCCGTGCGCCGGGAAATGGCGGTTTGCCTTGGCGACGTGTTGCTTAGGCGACTGCCGCTTGGACTTGTGGACATGCGCCATGCCGAGGAAGCGGCCCCGGTCGTGGCGACGATCATGGGACGGGAACTCGGCTGGGACGAGGACCGTCGCGTTCGTGAAGTGGAGAGCGCCCGCCGGCTGCTTGCGACCTGGTTTTCCGGGCAGGAAGCGTCGAACGCCGGGCGGGCGGACACATTGGTGGAGGAAGGCCTGGGCAAACAGCCCTGTTCCCGCCCGGAAGGGAAAGGGCCAACGGTCGAAGCGCTGTAA
- a CDS encoding aquaporin family protein has translation MNESSLGKEMFSEFLGTMILIIFGAGCVAMKVFFGEALNISWDTITFGWGLGVFFGVLASLRSGAHINPAVTLSLAVTGRFPWGKVLPYTLAQTAGGFLGAAIVFLDFKAKWLMADPTLVKTAGIFCTFPAVPGFWPGFIDQVIGTAVLMFGILSIGDFGAKNKVPWIGPVAVAMLVMGIGMSLGAMNGYAINPARDFGPRFFALLAGFTQPNLMDMSIVLVPILGPFVGGSLGALIYDRTTGALNRDPNADFCEDGAQECEECKS, from the coding sequence ATGAACGAGTCGTCACTGGGCAAGGAGATGTTCTCCGAATTTCTGGGGACCATGATCCTCATCATATTCGGAGCCGGATGTGTGGCCATGAAGGTCTTTTTCGGCGAGGCGTTGAACATATCATGGGACACGATCACCTTCGGTTGGGGCTTGGGCGTCTTTTTCGGCGTACTGGCCAGCCTGCGCTCCGGCGCGCACATCAACCCCGCCGTGACCCTGTCCCTGGCCGTCACCGGCCGGTTTCCCTGGGGCAAGGTGCTGCCCTACACCCTGGCCCAGACCGCCGGCGGCTTTCTCGGCGCGGCCATCGTGTTCCTTGATTTCAAGGCCAAATGGCTCATGGCCGACCCGACGCTGGTCAAAACGGCCGGCATCTTCTGCACCTTCCCGGCCGTGCCCGGGTTCTGGCCGGGCTTTATCGACCAGGTCATCGGCACCGCCGTGCTCATGTTCGGCATCCTCTCCATCGGCGACTTCGGGGCCAAGAACAAGGTGCCCTGGATCGGCCCCGTGGCCGTGGCCATGCTGGTCATGGGCATCGGCATGAGCCTTGGGGCCATGAACGGATACGCCATCAATCCGGCCCGCGACTTCGGCCCTCGCTTTTTCGCCCTGCTGGCCGGGTTCACCCAACCGAACCTGATGGATATGAGCATCGTGCTCGTGCCCATCCTCGGACCCTTCGTCGGCGGCTCGCTCGGTGCGCTTATCTACGACAGGACCACCGGAGCGCTTAACAGGGACCCCAATGCCGATTTTTGCGAAGACGGCGCGCAGGAATGTGAGGAGTGTAAGTCATGA
- the glpK gene encoding glycerol kinase GlpK has product MSKYILALDQGTTSSRAILFTREGDIKQIAQKEFTQIYPQPGWVEHNANEIFDTQSFVMGECLSQADADASDVAAIGITNQRETTVVWEKATGSPICNAIVWQDRRTAGFCDELKKRGLEDTFRSKTGLVIDAYFAGTKIRWMLDNVPGARAKAEKGELLFGTIDSWLIWNLTKGAVHVTDTSNASRTLLYNIHTGQWDDELLDIMGVPRSMLPRVSQSSEVVGEVHPEFLGRALPIAGIAGDQQAATYGNACLHEGMAKNTYGTGCFMLMNTGTTPRPSTNNLLTTVAWGTPSGRYYALEGSVFIAGAVVQWLRDGLGIIKSAPEVEQLALSVPDNGGVFLVPAFVGLGAPHWDQYARGTMVGITRGTTKAHIARAAIESIALQTYDIMGCMQKDAGIKLETLRADGGATRNNLLMQCQANVLGVPVERPRVTETTALGAAYLAGLAVGFWQSEEEIAAMWQLDRRFEPNKSPEEREKLIYGWQRAVERCRNWIES; this is encoded by the coding sequence ATGAGCAAGTACATTCTGGCCCTTGACCAGGGCACGACCAGTTCCCGGGCCATCCTTTTCACCCGCGAAGGCGACATCAAGCAGATCGCGCAAAAGGAGTTCACCCAGATTTATCCCCAGCCGGGTTGGGTGGAGCACAACGCCAACGAAATCTTCGACACCCAGTCCTTCGTCATGGGGGAATGCCTGAGCCAGGCCGATGCCGACGCCTCGGATGTGGCGGCCATCGGCATCACCAACCAGCGCGAGACCACCGTGGTTTGGGAAAAGGCCACCGGGTCCCCCATTTGCAACGCCATCGTCTGGCAGGACCGCCGCACGGCCGGCTTTTGCGACGAGCTCAAAAAACGCGGCCTGGAAGATACCTTCCGCTCCAAAACCGGCCTGGTCATCGACGCCTATTTCGCCGGCACCAAGATCCGCTGGATGCTCGACAACGTCCCCGGAGCCCGGGCCAAGGCCGAAAAGGGCGAACTGCTCTTCGGCACCATCGATTCCTGGCTCATCTGGAACCTGACCAAGGGCGCGGTCCACGTCACCGACACGTCCAATGCCAGCCGGACCCTGCTCTACAACATCCACACCGGCCAGTGGGACGACGAGCTGCTCGATATCATGGGCGTGCCCCGTTCCATGTTGCCCCGCGTGAGCCAGTCCTCGGAAGTGGTCGGCGAGGTGCATCCCGAATTCCTGGGCCGGGCCCTGCCCATCGCCGGCATCGCCGGCGACCAGCAGGCCGCCACCTACGGCAACGCCTGCCTGCACGAGGGCATGGCCAAAAACACCTACGGCACCGGCTGTTTCATGCTCATGAACACCGGCACGACCCCCCGCCCCAGCACCAACAACCTCCTGACCACCGTGGCCTGGGGCACGCCGTCGGGGCGCTATTACGCCCTGGAAGGCAGCGTGTTCATCGCTGGCGCGGTGGTGCAGTGGCTGCGCGACGGCCTCGGCATCATCAAAAGCGCCCCCGAGGTGGAACAGCTCGCCCTGTCCGTGCCGGACAATGGCGGCGTCTTCCTGGTGCCGGCCTTTGTCGGCCTTGGCGCGCCCCATTGGGACCAGTACGCCCGCGGCACCATGGTCGGCATCACCCGCGGCACGACCAAGGCCCATATCGCCCGGGCGGCCATCGAATCCATCGCCCTGCAGACCTACGACATCATGGGCTGCATGCAAAAGGACGCCGGCATCAAGCTGGAAACCCTGCGCGCCGACGGTGGGGCCACCCGCAACAACCTGCTCATGCAGTGCCAGGCGAACGTGCTGGGCGTGCCTGTCGAGCGGCCCAGGGTGACCGAGACCACGGCCCTTGGCGCGGCCTATCTGGCCGGCCTGGCCGTCGGCTTCTGGCAAAGCGAGGAGGAGATCGCCGCCATGTGGCAGCTTGACCGCCGCTTCGAGCCGAACAAGTCCCCTGAAGAGCGGGAAAAGCTGATCTACGGCTGGCAGCGGGCCGTGGAACGCTGCCGCAACTGGATCGAATCCTAG
- a CDS encoding iron-containing alcohol dehydrogenase: MNFTFQTPGKVVFGRDTAGQLPTLVAASGHAPLVVTGATPDRHQALLAALRQAGLTVTVFPVAGEPAVETAVAGARLAREAGCDVVVGIGGGGALDTAKAVAELATNTAEILTYLEVVGQGRPLTERPLPIIAVPTTAGTGAEATANAVLTVPEARVKVSLRSAMMLPDVALVDPLLSATMPPAVTAATGLDALTQLLESFVSGKANPMTDALCREGLPRAARGLARAFADGSDLDAREDMALASLLGGMALANAKLGAVHGFAAPIGGIFGAPHGFVCASLLPFVTAANIKALRDRAPKAPALAAYAEAARLLTGSPEATPEDGSNWLAETCRALQAPSLGTLGLTPADIPLVVEKAAKASSMRGNPVELSSEELAAILTAAIG; this comes from the coding sequence ATGAACTTTACATTCCAAACCCCGGGCAAGGTCGTCTTCGGCCGCGACACGGCCGGACAACTCCCCACGCTCGTCGCGGCAAGCGGCCACGCCCCGCTCGTCGTCACGGGCGCGACCCCGGACCGGCACCAGGCACTGCTTGCGGCCCTGCGCCAGGCCGGCCTGACCGTGACCGTCTTTCCCGTGGCCGGGGAACCCGCCGTGGAAACGGCCGTGGCCGGCGCGCGTCTGGCCCGCGAGGCCGGCTGCGACGTGGTGGTCGGCATCGGCGGCGGCGGCGCCCTCGATACGGCCAAGGCCGTGGCCGAGCTGGCGACCAACACCGCCGAGATCCTCACCTATCTGGAGGTGGTCGGCCAGGGCCGCCCCCTGACCGAGCGGCCATTGCCGATCATCGCCGTGCCGACCACAGCCGGCACCGGAGCCGAGGCCACGGCCAACGCCGTGCTCACCGTCCCCGAGGCCCGGGTCAAGGTCAGCCTGCGCTCGGCCATGATGCTCCCGGACGTCGCCCTGGTGGACCCGCTTCTTTCGGCGACCATGCCGCCGGCCGTCACGGCGGCAACGGGCCTCGACGCCCTGACCCAGCTCCTGGAGTCCTTCGTCTCGGGCAAGGCCAATCCCATGACCGACGCCCTGTGCCGGGAGGGGTTGCCCCGGGCCGCCCGGGGGCTCGCTCGGGCCTTCGCGGATGGCAGCGACCTCGACGCCCGCGAGGACATGGCCCTGGCCAGCCTTTTGGGCGGCATGGCCCTGGCCAATGCCAAACTCGGGGCCGTGCACGGATTCGCCGCGCCCATCGGCGGGATTTTCGGCGCGCCGCACGGCTTTGTCTGCGCGAGCCTTTTGCCCTTCGTGACGGCGGCCAACATCAAGGCCCTTCGCGACCGCGCCCCAAAGGCTCCCGCGCTTGCCGCCTACGCCGAAGCCGCCCGCCTGCTCACCGGTTCGCCGGAGGCCACGCCGGAAGACGGATCCAATTGGCTGGCCGAAACTTGCCGCGCCCTCCAGGCCCCCTCCCTGGGGACGCTCGGCCTGACCCCGGCCGACATCCCACTCGTCGTGGAAAAGGCGGCCAAGGCCAGCAGCATGCGGGGCAACCCCGTGGAACTGTCGTCCGAGGAACTGGCGGCCATCCTTACCGCCGCCATCGGCTAG
- a CDS encoding response regulator, whose amino-acid sequence MSKTLLVAKNVAQGNILADTIKGQTYEVDVVHSVEEAVAIFKREPFDAIVLDVSFEADAEAAVKRVRESAAAASEKRTPLIVVTKSFSESSFLLDSGEVDVLLEYPAHVEQLRQVVEQFVGC is encoded by the coding sequence ATGTCGAAGACACTGCTTGTCGCCAAAAACGTTGCGCAGGGAAACATTCTGGCGGACACGATAAAGGGGCAGACCTATGAGGTCGATGTCGTGCATTCCGTCGAAGAGGCGGTGGCGATTTTCAAAAGAGAGCCCTTCGACGCGATCGTGCTGGATGTTTCCTTCGAAGCGGATGCCGAAGCCGCGGTCAAGCGCGTCAGGGAAAGCGCCGCCGCCGCGTCGGAGAAGAGAACCCCTCTGATCGTCGTGACCAAGAGCTTTAGCGAAAGCTCCTTTCTGCTCGATTCGGGCGAAGTGGACGTCTTGCTGGAATACCCGGCCCATGTGGAGCAGTTGCGGCAGGTGGTCGAACAATTCGTCGGCTGTTGA